In a single window of the Bacillus mycoides genome:
- a CDS encoding penicillin-binding transpeptidase domain-containing protein yields the protein MKKIWMLLFFCFGVMLVGCNKDEPPKQAFEEYINLWNDKKFTNMYDYLSEHAKKTISKKEFTEKYQKIYEGIGVKNLKIKTKGENTKDKELFLFEVNMDTDGGTVSFIHEAKLVKDKDKESWKIDWTPDFIFPGMKKDYKVRMQTEQGKRGEIYDRNGKGLATNGKATEVGIIPEKLGETAAQTKEIVAQLLDMSIEEINQKLAAKWIKPDSLVPIGILKEGTRQNDYIELEGVSSRPVNIRTYPLGEAAAHLTGYIGKVNAEELKSLQKKGYQADDLVGKTGLEKVLENKLRGEKGGRVFMEDENGKEIKNVAKQEAKKGENVTLTIDAAIQEKIFNEMKNEAGSSAAVNPKTGETIALVSSPAYNPNTIVRGASKAQREAWNNDSKLPMMNRFTQAFVPGSVFKTITGAIGLETNTINPKEEFKIQGLKWTKDSSWGNYYVTRVKDASPVDFDKAMKYSDNIYFAQQALKIGKDQYVNEFKKYGFHEKLSIEYEFPISIIAKDGIKNDIQLADTGYGQGQVLMTPLHLALTYAPIVNEGNIPSPHLIKKTKAAGNWKENVISTKNQEILKSALIKVINDPDGAGRTAKVDGVTLAGKTGTAELKESKEAEGKELGWFAAFDASAPNMIVTMMIEDVKGRGGSNVPGEKIKHVFQK from the coding sequence TTGAAAAAAATATGGATGCTGCTTTTCTTTTGTTTTGGAGTTATGTTGGTAGGATGCAATAAAGATGAGCCGCCAAAACAAGCATTTGAAGAATATATCAATTTATGGAATGATAAAAAATTTACAAATATGTATGATTATTTATCAGAACATGCAAAAAAAACGATTTCTAAAAAGGAGTTCACAGAGAAATATCAAAAAATTTATGAGGGTATTGGAGTTAAGAATTTAAAAATTAAAACGAAAGGAGAGAATACTAAAGATAAAGAACTTTTTCTTTTTGAAGTTAATATGGATACGGATGGAGGAACAGTTTCATTCATCCATGAAGCAAAACTCGTGAAAGATAAAGATAAGGAATCTTGGAAAATAGATTGGACACCAGACTTCATTTTCCCAGGTATGAAAAAAGATTACAAAGTACGTATGCAAACAGAGCAAGGAAAACGCGGAGAAATATATGATCGAAATGGAAAAGGGCTTGCAACGAATGGTAAAGCGACTGAAGTTGGAATTATTCCAGAGAAACTAGGTGAAACGGCAGCGCAAACGAAAGAAATAGTAGCACAATTACTTGATATGTCTATAGAAGAGATCAATCAAAAGCTCGCAGCGAAATGGATAAAACCAGATTCCCTTGTACCAATTGGTATTTTAAAAGAGGGAACCAGACAGAATGATTATATTGAATTAGAAGGAGTTTCATCTCGCCCAGTAAATATTCGTACGTATCCATTAGGAGAAGCAGCGGCACACTTAACGGGATATATAGGAAAGGTAAATGCAGAGGAGTTAAAATCGCTTCAAAAAAAAGGTTATCAAGCAGATGATTTAGTGGGTAAGACAGGTTTAGAGAAAGTATTAGAGAATAAATTGCGTGGTGAAAAGGGTGGACGCGTATTTATGGAAGATGAGAACGGGAAAGAGATTAAAAACGTAGCAAAACAAGAAGCAAAAAAAGGGGAAAATGTTACGTTAACTATTGATGCTGCAATTCAAGAAAAAATCTTTAATGAGATGAAAAATGAAGCAGGATCTAGTGCAGCGGTCAATCCTAAAACGGGTGAAACAATCGCACTTGTAAGTAGCCCTGCTTATAATCCAAATACAATAGTTAGAGGAGCATCAAAAGCTCAAAGGGAAGCATGGAATAATGACTCGAAACTGCCAATGATGAATCGCTTCACACAAGCATTTGTACCAGGTTCCGTATTTAAAACGATAACAGGTGCAATTGGTTTGGAAACAAACACAATAAATCCTAAGGAAGAATTTAAAATTCAAGGATTAAAGTGGACAAAAGATTCATCTTGGGGAAATTATTATGTAACACGTGTGAAGGATGCTAGTCCAGTTGATTTTGATAAGGCAATGAAGTACTCTGATAATATTTATTTTGCTCAACAAGCTTTGAAAATAGGAAAAGATCAGTATGTAAATGAATTTAAGAAATACGGATTTCATGAAAAATTATCAATTGAATACGAATTCCCTATTTCAATCATTGCAAAAGATGGGATAAAAAATGATATTCAACTAGCAGACACGGGGTACGGACAAGGACAAGTATTAATGACACCTCTTCATTTAGCATTGACTTATGCACCGATTGTCAATGAGGGTAACATTCCGTCACCGCATCTTATAAAAAAAACAAAAGCAGCGGGAAATTGGAAAGAAAATGTGATTTCTACCAAGAATCAAGAGATATTAAAAAGTGCGTTAATAAAGGTTATTAATGATCCTGATGGTGCTGGGAGAACTGCTAAAGTTGATGGTGTAACTCTCGCTGGTAAGACAGGTACAGCAGAACTGAAAGAATCGAAAGAAGCAGAGGGTAAAGAACTTGGTTGGTTTGCAGCTTTCGATGCAAGCGCGCCAAACATGATTGTTACCATGATGATTGAAGATGTAAAAGGAAGAGGCGGGAGCAACGTTCCAGGTGAAAAAATAAAACATGTTTTTCAGAAATAA
- a CDS encoding SGNH/GDSL hydrolase family protein, with protein sequence MWKRFVAIGDSFTEGIGDEVEGIALKSWVDHFVQLCVDDLKYANFAKRGLVTKEIRSQQLEQALTFNPDLVSLIAGANDVLKGRWNHQAYKNDMEFMIDTLSKAGADIIIANLPDFTVRLPFPSEKKQVLKEQLLEANEVILSLSREYKLHHVDFWNHHLVNDNTLWSTDLIHPNSKGYVKVAELIFSSLPVHDSFK encoded by the coding sequence ATGTGGAAGCGATTTGTAGCGATTGGTGATAGTTTTACAGAGGGGATAGGGGATGAAGTTGAGGGAATAGCATTAAAAAGCTGGGTAGATCATTTTGTTCAACTGTGTGTAGATGATTTAAAATATGCTAATTTTGCAAAACGTGGGTTAGTAACTAAAGAAATTCGCTCACAGCAATTGGAACAGGCATTAACTTTTAATCCAGATTTGGTTAGTCTAATTGCAGGTGCAAACGATGTTTTAAAAGGACGTTGGAATCATCAAGCATATAAGAACGATATGGAATTTATGATAGATACATTAAGTAAAGCAGGTGCTGATATTATTATAGCAAACCTTCCAGATTTTACAGTTCGGCTTCCATTTCCTTCTGAAAAAAAACAAGTATTAAAAGAACAATTATTAGAGGCAAATGAAGTTATACTTTCACTGAGTAGAGAGTATAAGCTTCATCATGTTGACTTTTGGAATCATCATTTAGTTAATGACAATACGCTTTGGTCTACGGATTTAATTCATCCAAACTCAAAAGGATATGTAAAAGTTGCTGAATTGATTTTTAGTAGTTTGCCTGTACATGACTCTTTTAAATAA
- a CDS encoding VanZ family protein: MNFISELLVTFAIPTIQLTFLLLLIFVFSYFVVYKKVCKGGGEFTVQQVILFILIIGYYSLVLSATSFGRPDDITFARTIDFDVLSVYRKAWNTFSFSSFFHIIVNIGMLFPLGILLPLFSNVFQKTKWMLISSIIASLLLEILEFIMQRGSMELADLLHNTLGMMLGYSMLNIVLILLKKKETDTQMTKYLFLPITVSFVALGIMISYQMKEFGNMPLDPITKTDMTDVTIKTSIELKDEGNKMPVYKEEITKMPNDNEPVTKKSHIRDVEILSPKEVFQKLKQGDFDPIISFKAGDTLVITDYNIDYYADTKGFSQPIYVFQVHLNDNGKDSWSQPISARR; the protein is encoded by the coding sequence ATGAATTTTATTTCCGAACTACTTGTTACCTTTGCAATTCCTACAATACAACTCACATTCTTGTTACTACTCATTTTTGTTTTTAGCTACTTTGTAGTATACAAAAAGGTATGTAAAGGAGGGGGGGAATTTACCGTACAACAAGTTATATTGTTTATATTGATAATAGGATATTATTCCCTTGTATTATCAGCTACTTCATTTGGTCGTCCAGATGATATAACTTTTGCAAGAACAATTGACTTTGATGTACTTAGTGTTTATAGAAAAGCATGGAATACCTTTTCATTTTCTTCTTTTTTCCATATCATTGTGAATATAGGTATGCTTTTTCCGTTAGGAATTTTATTACCTTTATTTAGTAATGTTTTTCAAAAAACAAAATGGATGTTAATCAGCTCAATTATAGCAAGTTTATTGCTTGAAATCCTTGAATTTATAATGCAACGTGGAAGTATGGAACTAGCCGATTTACTTCATAATACTTTAGGAATGATGCTAGGATATTCTATGTTAAATATAGTTCTTATATTGTTGAAGAAAAAAGAAACAGATACACAAATGACCAAATATTTATTTCTTCCGATTACAGTAAGTTTTGTTGCACTTGGAATAATGATTTCGTATCAAATGAAGGAATTTGGGAATATGCCTTTAGATCCCATTACAAAAACAGACATGACTGATGTCACTATAAAAACATCAATAGAGTTAAAAGACGAAGGTAATAAAATGCCTGTTTACAAAGAGGAAATTACAAAAATGCCTAATGACAATGAGCCAGTTACAAAAAAATCACATATTCGAGATGTCGAAATTCTGTCTCCCAAAGAAGTATTTCAAAAACTAAAACAAGGAGACTTTGATCCTATAATATCTTTCAAAGCAGGTGATACATTAGTCATTACAGATTATAATATAGATTACTACGCTGATACAAAAGGCTTTTCTCAACCTATATATGTTTTTCAAGTACACTTAAATGATAATGGGAAAGATAGTTGGTCTCAACCTATTTCTGCGAGAAGATAA
- a CDS encoding acyltransferase family protein: MSKRIKELDSIRGLAALTVVFGHFCLMLPSLPNSIKFSPLRFLWAGGEAVIVFYVLSGFVLSMALYHSKTNYWGYLIKRFVRIYIPYYFWIIITFALFILFSPYEVAGLRDWFYDRWQGSITKIDIINHFVLLNNFFTENYNPVIWSLAQEMRISIVFPLLFLLFYKLSWKKTILFALSFSLISVFLNMLHIGKAEGFYNGYADTLHFTSMFMVGMLLFKHQEKLIYLYRNMKKFNKGFLIALGIILYLYSILIYGFSRNDTTFLLKDWGVVIGVSIFIIMAMSNLKVKAFLNKSVFVYLGEISYSIYLCHFPIMMVLFKLLYTKIPIFFLLALCISMTILFSIVSYHLIEKKCINWAKQRTTNFRKKV; encoded by the coding sequence ATGAGTAAGAGAATAAAAGAATTAGATTCCATACGAGGGTTAGCGGCACTGACAGTGGTATTTGGACATTTTTGTTTAATGCTACCATCGTTGCCTAATTCTATTAAATTTTCTCCGCTTAGGTTTTTATGGGCTGGCGGGGAAGCTGTAATCGTTTTTTATGTACTCAGTGGTTTTGTGTTATCTATGGCACTTTATCATTCAAAAACAAATTATTGGGGATATTTAATTAAGCGATTTGTACGAATCTATATTCCTTATTATTTTTGGATAATCATTACCTTTGCTTTATTTATTTTGTTCTCGCCGTATGAAGTGGCTGGACTACGGGATTGGTTCTATGATAGGTGGCAAGGGTCTATAACAAAAATAGATATTATAAACCATTTTGTGCTTCTTAATAACTTTTTTACGGAAAATTATAATCCAGTTATCTGGTCATTGGCTCAAGAAATGCGTATATCTATTGTGTTTCCGTTGTTATTCCTTCTTTTTTATAAACTGAGTTGGAAGAAAACGATACTATTTGCTTTGAGCTTTTCTTTAATTAGTGTTTTCCTTAATATGTTGCATATAGGGAAAGCAGAGGGATTTTATAATGGTTATGCCGATACACTGCATTTCACATCGATGTTTATGGTTGGAATGTTACTTTTTAAGCATCAGGAAAAGCTTATCTACTTATATAGGAATATGAAAAAATTTAATAAAGGATTTCTTATTGCATTAGGGATTATTCTATATTTATATTCCATTTTAATTTATGGTTTTTCCCGTAATGATACTACTTTCTTATTAAAAGATTGGGGTGTCGTAATCGGTGTTAGTATATTTATAATAATGGCCATGAGTAACCTAAAAGTGAAAGCATTTTTAAATAAGAGTGTATTTGTATACTTAGGAGAAATTTCATACAGTATCTATTTGTGTCATTTTCCAATCATGATGGTACTATTTAAACTTTTGTATACAAAGATACCTATCTTTTTCCTTCTTGCTTTGTGTATTTCAATGACAATACTTTTTTCTATAGTTTCGTATCATTTAATTGAAAAGAAATGTATCAACTGGGCAAAACAAAGAACAACAAATTTTCGAAAAAAAGTGTAA
- a CDS encoding transglycosylase SLT domain-containing protein, whose amino-acid sequence MRGTLIKSGVFILVLTGGLYLTKYAYDHHTNRVKVRDTIQQISIEHGIPPWIPLSIAFHESKFDRNAIGDQGTSFGLFQLHRGGLAPKDLTNEDLKNAETNTRIAISNMKNAYNRGLQQNLKGPELLKHVANTSGWPGNKGVQWTNKQTDYNEGLENSFKMFSKRQYDFIE is encoded by the coding sequence ATGAGAGGGACATTAATAAAAAGTGGAGTATTTATTTTAGTTTTAACAGGAGGGCTATATCTTACAAAATACGCATATGACCATCATACTAACCGAGTTAAAGTAAGAGACACGATTCAACAAATATCAATAGAGCATGGTATACCGCCATGGATTCCTTTATCTATTGCATTCCATGAAAGTAAGTTTGATCGAAACGCAATTGGAGATCAGGGCACATCATTTGGACTGTTTCAGCTTCATCGAGGTGGACTAGCACCTAAAGATTTAACGAACGAAGATTTGAAAAATGCAGAAACCAATACTCGAATTGCAATATCTAATATGAAAAATGCATATAACCGTGGTTTACAGCAAAATTTAAAAGGACCAGAGCTATTAAAACATGTTGCTAATACCTCAGGGTGGCCTGGGAATAAGGGTGTTCAATGGACAAATAAGCAGACAGACTATAACGAGGGGTTAGAAAACAGTTTTAAAATGTTTTCTAAACGACAATACGATTTTATAGAATGA